From Amphiprion ocellaris isolate individual 3 ecotype Okinawa chromosome 2, ASM2253959v1, whole genome shotgun sequence, a single genomic window includes:
- the LOC111564535 gene encoding uncharacterized protein LOC111564535, giving the protein MLSNVVKKVHDFASSSLWRSSCIRDVESPQEGRLLRELEELQKVELWRLHWCLSQNLQPDVPPIPPHWLRSADACSTAKTMIRCYQEDGALVMLAAARALIGHDDQDRHLHRAAGPVWSRPALTPDPDFIKTQRRRLISRIQRPGKLLQTLLRNSILNTTNTEAVSIYASCQDKNRALVDLVLRTGGEAQRLFCQALSQSEPFLIQELQDCPTSSQDASETSVVTEMLDLLVSDELRLFQWLVSDHMTAENGHLIGGEQLQNADQPTTARLLKEQLGPEQAESVTMTTLLKIFPSLRVCLKGAAATSQTLSDIRVETNAPPVEITPEVQENGDVFRLRCLQPAVFRCSLTGLLLEGCGDVLYQMVPWDLDFLASKDLRPAGPLFRFQLLSGRFHRLHLPHSQLPSGGGKHSMSVAHVTGDCVDFITPGQVTDSHVIVDISGFSCFGLVKPVTSGGAIHGLVLLFSQPASSTLYVLLLPRNICLSQVRKEWKRRIGAEYVEAIPNCELIPNQTYKLYGEPATGIQPEISKFTNFSDYNNFLPSFEVQLPAGVAMVKLQLMSHVTPHPLIGWLFGPKESNVWTRDITLRAPVLRLRPMDATQQLIQVLDHLRSEDLKAFQHLLTLQSDPIPVCRLEAADRTGTVDLMVQKYHAEGAMQVTEEILRQLNYNQLAEELLS; this is encoded by the exons GGTGAAGAAGGTTCATGACTTCGCTAGCAGCTCGCTGTGGCGTTCCAGCTGCATTCGGGACGTCGAGTCGCCTCAGGAGGGTCGACTGCTGcgggagctggaggagctgcagaaggTGGAGCTGTGGCGGCTGCACTGGTGTCTGAGCCAGAACCTGCAGCCCGACGTCCCGCCCATCCCGCCCCACTGGCTGCGCTCCGCCGACGCCTGCAGCACCGCCAAGACCATGATCAGGTGTTACCAGGAGGACGGGGCGCTGGTGATGCTGGCTGCAGCCCGCGCTCTGATTGGTCACGACGATCAGGACCGTCACCTGCACCGCGCTGCCGGCCCTGTCTGGTCCAGACCGGCTCTGACACCTGATCCAGACTTCATAAAGACTCAGCGCCGGAGGCTGATCAGCCGAATCCAGAGACCCGGGAAGCTCCTGCAGACGCTGCTGAGGAACAGCATCCTGAACACCACCAACACCGAGGCTGTCAGCATCTACGCTTCCTGCCAGGACAAGAACCGGGCCCTGGTGGACCTGGTTCTGAGGACTGGGGGCGAAGCACAGAGGCTGTTCTGCCAAGccctcagccaatcagagccatTCTTAATTCAAGAGCTGCAGGACTGTCCAACCAGTAGCCAG GATGCCTCAGAGACGTCGGTCGTCACTGAGATGTTGGACCTCCTGGTCTCAGATGAACTCCGgttgttccagtggttggtcagcgatcacatgactgcagaAAATGGCCATCTGATTGGTGGAGAACAGCTACAGAACGCAGACCAGCCAACAACCGCGAGACTTCTGAAGGAACAACTCGGACCTGAACAGGCGGAAAGCGTCACCATGACGACGCTGCTGAAGATCTTTCCATCACTGC GTGTCTGTCTGAAAGGAGCAGCCGCgacatcacagactttgtctgACATCAGAGTGGAGACCAACGCACCACCG GTTGAAATCACACCTGAAGTTCAGGAGAACGGAGACGTGTTCAG GTTGCGTTGCCTGCAGCCTGCTGTGTTCCGCTGCAGTCTGACTGGGTTGCTGCTGGAGGGTTGTGGTGATGTTCTCTATCAGATGGTTCCGTGGGATTTGGACTTCTTGGCGTCTAAAGACCTGAGGCCGGCCGGGCCGCTGTTCAGGTTCCAGCTGCTGTCCGGACGTTTCCACCGACTCCACCTGCCGCACAGCCAGCTGCCATCAG gtGGTGGTAAGCACTCCATGTCTGTCGCTCACGTCACTGGGGACTGTGTGGATTTCATCACACCTGGTCAGGTGACCGACAGTCACGTGATCGTTGACATCTCAGGCTTCTCTTGTTTCGGTCTGGTGAAGCCGGTGACGTCCGGCGGAGCGATCCACGGCCTGGTGCTGCTCTTCTCTCAGCCCGCCTCCTCCACGCTGTACGTCCTGCTGCTGCCCAGGAACATCTGCCTCTCTCAG GTGAGGAAGGAGTGGAAGCGTCGGATTGGGGCGGAGTACGTGGAGGCGATACCCAACTGCGAACTGATCCCGAACCAGACGTACAAACTGTATGGAGAGCCAGCCACTGGCATCCAACCAGAG ATTTCCAAGTTCACTAACTTCAGCGACTACAACAACTTCCTGCCATCTTTCGAGGTGCAGCTTCCGGCCGGCGTCGCCATGGTGAAGCTGCAACTGATGAGTCATGTGACACCACaccctctgattggctggctgTTCGGCCCTAAAGAATCTAATGTGTGGACCAGAGACATCACCCTGAGAG CACCGGTTCTGAGGTTGCGGCCGATGGATGCGACCCAGCAGCTGATCCAGGTCTTGGACCATCTCCGTTCGGAGGACTTGAAGGCCTTCCAGCACCTGCTGACCCTGCAGTCCGACCCAATCCCTGTGTGTCGGCTGGAGGCGGCAGACAGAACCGGCACCGTGGACCTGATGGTCCAGAAGTACCACGCAGAAGGTGCCATGCAGGTCACTGAGGAGATCCTGCGACAGCTGAACTACAACCAGCTGGCTGAGGAGCTGCTGAGCTGA